One Phycisphaerae bacterium RAS2 DNA window includes the following coding sequences:
- the rapA gene encoding RNA polymerase-associated protein RapA, which yields MSDGSVESKSAGTVLPPGDLKARAWKRFLRGPDPVLLDELYVPALAEAVRYDRCCAYFSSTVLSAAARGFAKLIERLIARGEDAQRPSVRLIVNEELSAEDVQAMTETGDTAKLEEALLKRFKKPKDVLEKQRLAMLGWLVKAGLLDIRVGVMRRGVGIVHAKFGIITDESGNAVVFNGSGNESAQGLIANYERLEVSTSWSDTDRYDEYRNEFNTLWNDTHPDVHTVTLPAALQLKLIKLAPKEPPVNEPSNALARQKAAMIWQFIVESPYLIGEIGEATCDATAMVDLWPHQRRVVQETTAAWPDGRLLCDEVGMGKTIEAILILRRLLAGRGVRRALLLMPAGLLKQWQAELREKGGLIFPRLEGINTLVWPDERTERVEDLAEALRQDVLLMSRETARTERNLPVLLAAEPWDLVLLDEAHAARRRDQVESEFNSANLLLDLLRQLQLRRRARGILLLSATPMQTHPWEPWDLLSVLGEGGAWLADFSAVRDYYGALAAMSSGQCELPLARRAAALIASDSEFPPLPDGNSVRSLDDGALARKLSFAPVTQREEWSRWLRQSSPLSRRMHRNTRDTLRQYHQMGLLERPPARRSVEDVQFDFEDARERQAYDAVTRYINERFEKLEGEKPGKGFVMTIYRRRASSSPQAIRESLNRRRAGLQAVAERRAYDVELRRDDAPELLGDDDVPEGEKAISAAFPESPDVAKAELAEVERLLADLRALGALDSKRDKFFGLLRQVTDDGRPALVFTEYTDTLDYLRDSLVDHYGQRLGSYSGDGGRVWDGESWKPVTKDAITRKLRQGELSVLLCTDAASEGLNLQAAGALINYDLPWNPSKVEQRIGRIDRIGQQFSPIWIINLFLKDSVDEQVYRVLRTRCQLFEHFVGAMQPVLAKARRVLLSGNHAQIEELAQAASDVERDRLSADTYVQAVAQETPTAKAATTKSDLLKMMQLFDGSFGPECCVAQDERIVELSNAGLPKACFAVTTEQLEADRAVHPLSPSEPTIRQLAAVLGRPGERLPLVIAAGQQSAFRATSACWVRDGEVLPIASLSALLERVDEWDGTYPPPSDWQGALADRKKDAEEEVRRRESAATAREKLSVARQRLAALLRLRRELGRFLVCIAGTADDLNSTFHEQMRRDTAGARRLQRCFAQLGEYPDWTEAERSELSDFVDALTDNQRQARAIGVELEAALVDPRWTG from the coding sequence ATGAGCGACGGCTCCGTCGAGTCGAAATCCGCCGGCACCGTCCTTCCGCCCGGCGACTTGAAGGCCCGTGCGTGGAAACGCTTCCTTCGCGGCCCCGACCCTGTACTTCTTGATGAGCTTTACGTCCCGGCTCTCGCTGAAGCCGTCCGGTACGACCGCTGCTGCGCTTACTTCTCAAGCACCGTGCTGTCGGCCGCTGCACGCGGCTTCGCGAAGCTGATTGAACGCCTTATCGCGCGCGGTGAGGATGCCCAGCGCCCGTCCGTGCGCCTCATCGTGAACGAAGAACTGTCCGCCGAAGACGTCCAGGCGATGACGGAGACCGGTGATACCGCGAAACTCGAAGAGGCGCTGCTTAAACGATTCAAGAAGCCGAAAGACGTACTTGAAAAGCAACGTCTCGCGATGCTCGGTTGGTTAGTCAAGGCCGGACTCCTCGATATCCGCGTCGGCGTCATGCGTCGCGGCGTGGGCATCGTCCACGCGAAATTCGGCATCATCACTGACGAGAGCGGCAACGCGGTTGTCTTCAATGGCAGCGGCAACGAATCGGCACAGGGGCTGATCGCCAATTACGAACGGCTAGAAGTTTCGACATCTTGGAGCGACACAGACCGGTACGACGAGTACCGCAACGAATTCAACACGCTCTGGAATGACACGCATCCCGACGTTCACACCGTCACGCTGCCGGCAGCGCTTCAACTCAAACTCATCAAGCTCGCGCCGAAGGAGCCGCCGGTCAATGAGCCGTCAAATGCGCTCGCCCGTCAGAAAGCGGCGATGATCTGGCAATTTATCGTCGAATCGCCGTACCTCATCGGGGAAATCGGCGAAGCCACGTGCGACGCAACAGCAATGGTGGACCTCTGGCCTCACCAGCGGAGGGTCGTTCAAGAGACCACTGCGGCGTGGCCCGACGGAAGACTGCTCTGCGACGAAGTCGGCATGGGGAAGACCATTGAGGCCATTCTGATTCTGCGGCGCCTGCTCGCTGGCCGCGGTGTTCGCCGGGCGTTGCTGCTGATGCCCGCAGGCCTGCTCAAGCAATGGCAAGCGGAATTGCGGGAAAAAGGCGGGCTGATCTTCCCGCGGCTGGAGGGGATCAATACCCTCGTCTGGCCTGACGAGCGGACCGAACGGGTTGAGGACCTGGCCGAAGCACTGCGCCAAGATGTGCTCCTGATGAGCCGGGAAACCGCCCGGACTGAGCGCAACCTACCCGTTCTCCTTGCCGCCGAACCGTGGGACCTAGTCCTGTTGGACGAAGCGCACGCGGCGCGCCGACGCGATCAGGTCGAGAGTGAATTCAATAGCGCCAATCTCCTCTTGGACCTCCTTCGTCAGCTCCAGCTGCGACGGCGCGCTCGCGGAATCCTCCTGCTAAGCGCCACGCCGATGCAAACACACCCGTGGGAACCGTGGGACCTGCTTTCAGTTCTCGGCGAAGGGGGAGCATGGCTCGCGGATTTCAGCGCCGTGCGCGACTACTATGGCGCTCTTGCTGCAATGTCTAGCGGACAGTGTGAGCTACCCCTCGCTCGCCGTGCCGCAGCGCTCATCGCCAGCGATTCCGAATTTCCGCCCCTTCCTGATGGGAATTCCGTACGGTCGCTCGACGATGGGGCACTCGCCCGAAAACTATCGTTTGCGCCGGTAACACAGCGCGAGGAATGGTCGCGATGGTTGCGACAATCGTCGCCACTATCGCGCCGAATGCACCGCAACACGCGAGACACGTTACGCCAATACCACCAGATGGGATTGCTCGAACGGCCGCCAGCCCGCCGCAGCGTCGAGGACGTGCAGTTCGACTTTGAGGACGCGCGCGAGCGCCAGGCGTATGACGCAGTGACTCGCTACATCAATGAGCGCTTCGAGAAGCTCGAAGGTGAAAAGCCTGGCAAGGGCTTCGTGATGACGATCTATCGACGCCGGGCGTCGAGTTCGCCGCAAGCGATTCGGGAGAGCCTGAATCGAAGGCGAGCTGGACTTCAGGCGGTTGCCGAACGACGAGCGTATGACGTGGAATTGCGGCGCGACGACGCGCCGGAACTTCTGGGAGACGACGACGTACCGGAAGGTGAAAAGGCAATCTCTGCGGCGTTTCCGGAGAGTCCAGACGTTGCCAAAGCCGAACTTGCTGAGGTGGAGCGCCTGTTGGCCGATTTGCGGGCCTTGGGCGCGCTTGACAGCAAACGCGACAAATTCTTCGGACTTCTACGGCAGGTAACCGACGACGGCCGTCCGGCGTTGGTGTTCACGGAATACACGGACACGTTGGATTACTTGCGGGATTCGCTCGTCGATCACTACGGGCAACGACTGGGCAGCTACAGTGGCGACGGCGGTCGCGTTTGGGATGGCGAGAGCTGGAAGCCGGTAACGAAGGATGCAATTACGCGCAAGCTTCGGCAAGGAGAGCTCTCAGTCCTGCTCTGCACCGACGCGGCAAGCGAGGGGCTAAACCTGCAGGCTGCCGGAGCATTGATCAACTACGACCTGCCCTGGAACCCGAGCAAGGTCGAACAGCGCATTGGCCGCATTGACCGAATCGGGCAGCAGTTCTCACCCATCTGGATCATTAACTTGTTTCTGAAGGATAGCGTCGATGAGCAGGTGTACCGCGTCTTGCGCACGCGCTGTCAGCTCTTCGAGCATTTTGTCGGCGCCATGCAGCCGGTTCTCGCGAAGGCCCGGCGCGTCCTGTTGAGCGGCAACCATGCTCAGATTGAGGAGCTTGCCCAAGCCGCAAGCGACGTTGAACGCGACAGGCTCTCGGCCGACACCTACGTTCAAGCCGTTGCCCAGGAGACACCGACCGCCAAGGCCGCAACCACCAAGTCTGACCTCCTGAAAATGATGCAGTTGTTTGATGGCTCGTTTGGCCCGGAATGCTGCGTGGCCCAGGACGAACGTATCGTCGAATTGAGTAACGCGGGTTTACCAAAGGCCTGCTTTGCCGTAACGACGGAGCAATTGGAGGCCGATCGGGCGGTGCATCCGCTCAGTCCGTCGGAACCGACCATTCGTCAACTTGCTGCCGTCCTTGGCCGTCCTGGTGAACGGCTTCCGCTCGTAATTGCCGCCGGACAGCAGAGTGCGTTTCGAGCAACGAGTGCTTGTTGGGTGCGTGACGGCGAAGTCCTTCCGATAGCGTCACTGTCGGCCTTGCTCGAACGGGTGGACGAATGGGACGGTACATATCCGCCGCCGAGTGATTGGCAAGGCGCACTCGCCGACCGCAAAAAGGATGCCGAGGAGGAAGTTCGGCGTCGCGAGTCGGCTGCGACGGCGCGCGAGAAGCTATCCGTTGCCCGTCAACGACTTGCGGCCCTGCTGCGATTGCGTCGCGAGCTTGGCCGATTCTTGGTTTGCATCGCTGGGACGGCGGACGATCTCAACTCGACGTTTCATGAGCAAATGCGCCGGGACACCGCCGGTGCGAGACGCTTGCAGCGGTGCTTCGCGCAGCTCGGCGAATATCCTGATTGGACCGAGGCCGAGCGTAGCGAACTGAGTGATTTCGTCGATGCTCTCACCGACAACCAGCGACAGGCGCGAGCTATCGGAGTCGAGCTTGAAGCGGCGTTGGTCGATCCTCGGTGGACGGGCTGA
- a CDS encoding Histidine kinase-, DNA gyrase B-, and HSP90-like ATPase has protein sequence MPDDQTRIEPTVDPAAEFLEICNDFTEPREIVREAISNAFDAKATVIRVTAHIDKSTGTDELVLVFQDNGHGLDKAALTAFFGLGISTRRIHDERGYKSSGAIGEKGHGTKIYFNSRRIQVSSIRDRRCITATMDEPKKMLRQGKLPYALYGVSDSDAENGTTVTVYGYNDNAQKGFSHEALKDYVFWFTKFGSFEKQLDITQHDNVVLHLRGLGHASPDPERLSFGHPFPTENNNLTDLKKSDKVSPLDFYVARWCFRDVQVDGKPGSTIDIVFGIEGDQAKRQYNLMIHQPWKTWREGEYNVEGRYGLWVAKDYIPIARKNEWIAERSEWTKYHAFVNSQDFRLTANRGSIENTPAADLECIQRTVARVFKDQIVPTIHYQKYREELERQQLYKNAEAEEKDFERRKKAALGQHVAKHMGVLFVAPRQEGGVFSIVMQLIALEPDLFGFKVVDYDTRFGYDLLVTKDYALDLNRAALRFVEMKYELRREFSHSFNKLAAVICWDTRLANDDKVVDLRGEVRTVRITSPKTDAALMHTKYMLVSDTSDHNVEVFVLKEFLREKLGLDFRARAKDE, from the coding sequence ATGCCGGATGATCAAACAAGGATTGAACCAACGGTCGATCCCGCCGCAGAGTTTCTGGAAATCTGCAATGACTTCACGGAACCGCGCGAGATCGTTCGCGAAGCTATCAGCAACGCATTCGACGCAAAGGCAACCGTCATCAGAGTGACAGCTCATATCGACAAATCCACGGGCACAGACGAACTCGTTCTCGTGTTTCAGGATAACGGCCACGGGTTGGACAAAGCGGCGTTGACTGCATTCTTTGGGCTTGGCATCTCGACCCGTCGGATACACGATGAGCGTGGCTACAAGTCGTCGGGTGCCATCGGGGAGAAGGGTCACGGGACCAAGATATACTTCAATAGCCGACGAATCCAAGTCTCCAGCATCCGTGATCGCCGCTGCATCACTGCCACAATGGATGAACCTAAGAAAATGCTTCGACAAGGGAAACTGCCGTACGCACTGTATGGGGTGTCCGACAGTGACGCTGAGAATGGCACAACCGTCACCGTTTATGGATACAACGATAATGCCCAAAAGGGCTTCAGCCACGAGGCACTCAAGGACTACGTCTTTTGGTTCACCAAGTTCGGCTCTTTCGAGAAGCAACTCGATATCACTCAGCACGACAACGTCGTGCTTCATTTGCGGGGACTTGGGCACGCCAGCCCCGATCCGGAGCGGCTTTCCTTCGGCCATCCCTTCCCGACGGAGAACAACAACCTTACTGACCTAAAGAAAAGCGACAAGGTTTCGCCCCTGGATTTCTACGTCGCTCGATGGTGTTTCCGAGACGTTCAAGTGGACGGCAAGCCTGGATCGACGATCGATATCGTCTTTGGTATCGAGGGTGACCAGGCAAAACGTCAGTACAACCTCATGATTCATCAGCCATGGAAGACCTGGCGTGAGGGCGAGTACAACGTTGAAGGACGTTACGGTCTTTGGGTCGCCAAAGACTACATCCCCATCGCTCGGAAGAACGAATGGATTGCCGAACGTAGCGAGTGGACAAAGTACCACGCATTCGTTAACTCACAGGATTTCCGCCTAACTGCCAACCGCGGCAGCATAGAGAACACTCCCGCCGCGGATCTCGAATGCATCCAGAGAACCGTCGCCCGCGTCTTCAAGGACCAGATCGTCCCAACAATACACTACCAGAAGTACCGAGAAGAGCTGGAGCGGCAACAGCTATACAAGAACGCCGAGGCCGAGGAAAAGGACTTTGAGCGGCGCAAGAAGGCGGCGTTGGGGCAGCATGTCGCCAAGCACATGGGGGTGCTATTCGTCGCACCTCGTCAGGAAGGCGGTGTCTTTAGCATTGTCATGCAACTGATCGCACTCGAACCTGATCTATTCGGCTTCAAAGTAGTCGATTACGATACGCGCTTCGGCTATGACCTTCTCGTCACCAAAGACTACGCTCTCGACTTGAATCGCGCCGCCCTGCGGTTCGTGGAAATGAAATACGAATTGCGCAGGGAGTTCAGCCACTCATTCAATAAGCTGGCCGCCGTCATTTGCTGGGACACGAGGCTGGCAAACGACGACAAGGTGGTCGATTTGCGGGGCGAAGTGCGGACGGTCCGGATTACTTCCCCAAAGACGGATGCGGCACTCATGCACACGAAGTACATGCTTGTATCTGATACATCAGATCACAACGTCGAGGTATTTGTGCTGAAGGAGTTCCTCCGAGAGAAGCTCGGTTTGGATTTCCGGGCCAGGGCAAAAGATGAATGA